From a single Paenibacillus sp. FSL R5-0345 genomic region:
- a CDS encoding sensor histidine kinase, translated as MTRIKRKPEKNKRIQTNILIRMVLSLIITIAINTSLSLLFFHFANVTKWEWLFNFLAYLLTPMFLVIFVITFFSLTRRIVKDLIALEHGLQIISEGNLSYRVAVERQDELGSVALNINRMAEQLEKQIIKEREIEKSKMEMITGISHDLRTPLTSIIGYIELLRTGSFQDKEEYTRFIQNTYNKAVHLKKLLDDLFEYTRLTSVESRIKLEKIDLSQLLNQLLFEFEPIAQENSVHLVKGFSDLPVFTLIDSEKVARAIDNLLMNALKYSYKPGSIYIRMTTNCEHISIEIENKGTPLTRDQEKRLFDRFYKVDHSRNSEGIQTGAGLGLSIARNIAELHEGTLTLKHTNDVFTFQLRLPLKED; from the coding sequence TTGACTAGAATTAAGCGAAAACCAGAAAAAAACAAACGAATTCAAACCAATATTTTAATCAGGATGGTGTTGAGTTTAATCATTACCATAGCAATTAATACCTCACTTAGCCTCCTATTCTTTCACTTTGCCAATGTAACAAAATGGGAATGGTTGTTCAATTTTCTGGCCTATCTTCTTACACCAATGTTTTTAGTTATTTTTGTGATTACATTTTTTTCCTTGACCCGACGAATCGTCAAAGATTTAATTGCATTGGAGCATGGACTTCAAATTATTTCCGAAGGTAATTTAAGTTACCGGGTAGCTGTTGAACGACAAGATGAACTAGGATCGGTGGCGTTAAACATCAATCGGATGGCAGAGCAACTAGAAAAACAGATCATCAAGGAACGTGAAATTGAAAAATCGAAGATGGAGATGATCACGGGGATTTCACATGACTTACGTACACCTCTTACAAGCATTATTGGATACATTGAGCTCTTACGAACAGGTTCGTTTCAAGATAAAGAAGAATACACACGTTTCATTCAAAACACCTACAACAAAGCGGTTCATTTGAAGAAGTTACTTGATGATTTATTCGAATATACCAGGCTTACTTCAGTTGAATCCAGGATAAAACTAGAAAAAATCGATTTATCTCAGCTTTTAAATCAGTTGTTATTTGAATTCGAACCGATTGCTCAAGAAAATAGTGTACATCTCGTGAAAGGATTCTCCGATTTACCAGTATTCACTTTAATTGACAGCGAAAAAGTGGCAAGAGCTATCGATAATCTTCTCATGAATGCATTAAAATATTCCTACAAGCCTGGAAGCATTTACATACGGATGACAACAAATTGTGAACACATTTCCATAGAAATTGAAAATAAAGGGACTCCTCTTACACGAGATCAAGAGAAAAGACTATTTGACCGATTTTATAAGGTTGACCATTCAAGAAATAGCGAAGGAATTCAAACAGGAGCTGGACTTGGCCTTTCCATTGCTAGAAATATTGCTGAGTTGCACGAGGGAACCTTAACACTTAAACATACTAATGATGTCTTCACATTTCAACTGAGATTGCCCCTTAAAGAAGATTAA
- a CDS encoding LacI family DNA-binding transcriptional regulator: MSTLDEIAKLSGFSKATVSRVLSQSPHVSKETREKILAIMKETDYVPNRNAISLSKGQTQQIGMITMDLNELILSFMNSFVEISGRYGYQTIIYTTGGDKQKELQAFEDLKMKRVDALLILTSVNEQNVISSYCKYGPIVSWQRMDHPDIPSVAMNQYDGYALALEHLIARGYKRIANAFGRPSSINTQSRRLAYEHIMTKYNLPVVENWYYSTIYSIHDGEQLLRTLMDETDRPDAILCSNDLVAAGILSEARRQKLDVPRDLAIVGFDHSELSRTLGITTILNPIAGQAENAFLLLAPVLLGREMELQPLSFQLIQRETT, translated from the coding sequence ATGTCCACTCTTGACGAAATTGCTAAGCTATCGGGCTTTTCCAAAGCCACGGTGTCCCGCGTCCTGAGCCAATCGCCTCATGTTAGCAAGGAGACTCGTGAGAAAATTCTCGCCATTATGAAGGAAACGGATTATGTTCCTAACCGAAATGCCATTTCTTTATCCAAAGGTCAGACGCAGCAAATCGGCATGATCACCATGGACTTAAACGAGCTTATTCTGAGCTTTATGAACAGCTTCGTCGAAATCTCCGGTCGTTACGGATACCAGACGATTATTTATACTACCGGTGGGGATAAGCAAAAGGAGCTTCAGGCTTTTGAGGATCTCAAAATGAAACGAGTCGACGCCCTGCTCATCCTGACCTCCGTTAACGAACAGAATGTCATCTCTTCCTACTGCAAATACGGACCCATCGTATCCTGGCAGCGCATGGACCATCCTGATATACCGTCCGTTGCCATGAACCAATATGATGGATACGCACTCGCTTTGGAGCATTTGATAGCGCGGGGTTATAAGCGTATCGCTAATGCCTTCGGCCGTCCCAGCAGCATTAATACCCAAAGCAGACGCCTGGCCTATGAGCACATCATGACCAAATATAATCTTCCCGTTGTCGAGAATTGGTATTACTCTACGATTTACAGCATCCACGACGGAGAGCAGTTACTGCGCACCCTTATGGATGAAACAGACCGGCCGGACGCGATTTTGTGCTCCAATGATTTGGTCGCGGCGGGCATTCTCAGCGAAGCACGCAGGCAGAAATTGGACGTGCCCAGGGATCTCGCCATCGTTGGTTTTGATCATTCAGAGCTGTCGCGAACCCTTGGAATCACCACCATTCTGAATCCGATTGCGGGACAGGCAGAGAACGCTTTTCTTCTGCTGGCTCCAGTGCTACTTGGGCGGGAGATGGAACTGCAGCCACTGTCGTTTCAACTAATTCAACGGGAGACAACCTAG
- a CDS encoding response regulator transcription factor produces MNTILIADDDSEIRDVIHVYLRNEGYHVLEAADGQEALIAIQTTPIQLVILDVMMPRMDGIIACLKIREISNIPIIMLSAKQEDIDKITGLTTGADDYMIKPFNPLELLARVKAQLRRQSLIGKEEFNSLLIIKDLIIDKNKHSVKIKGADVSLTPLEFAILTLLASRPGQVFSSEQIYENVWKEPYGYSDNTVMVHIRNLREKLEENPREPLYIKTVWGVGYKID; encoded by the coding sequence ATGAATACAATCCTTATTGCGGATGATGATTCTGAAATTCGAGATGTGATTCATGTTTATTTACGAAATGAAGGCTACCATGTGCTTGAAGCAGCAGATGGTCAGGAGGCCCTGATAGCAATACAAACAACACCCATTCAATTGGTTATCCTGGATGTTATGATGCCGCGAATGGATGGTATTATAGCCTGTCTGAAAATAAGAGAAATATCGAATATTCCTATTATTATGTTGTCAGCCAAGCAGGAAGACATTGATAAAATCACAGGTTTAACTACTGGGGCAGATGATTACATGATCAAACCCTTTAATCCTCTGGAACTACTGGCTCGTGTGAAAGCCCAATTACGGCGTCAGTCCTTAATTGGGAAGGAAGAATTCAATTCACTACTTATAATCAAAGACCTGATAATAGATAAAAATAAACATTCTGTGAAGATTAAGGGAGCCGATGTTTCATTGACTCCACTTGAATTTGCGATTTTGACTTTGCTTGCAAGTCGGCCTGGGCAAGTTTTTAGTTCGGAGCAAATTTACGAGAATGTATGGAAAGAACCTTATGGATATTCTGACAATACCGTAATGGTCCATATTCGTAACTTAAGAGAAAAATTAGAAGAGAACCCAAGAGAACCTTTGTATATTAAGACTGTTTGGGGAGTTGGCTATAAAATTGACTAG
- a CDS encoding glycoside hydrolase family 1 protein, producing MELQFPKGFLWGGAVAANQLEGAYQEDGKGWSTQDVMPKGIKSAPTEVPTDDNMKLVGIDFYHRYKEDIKLFAEMGFKVFRTSIAWSRIFPKGDELEPNENGLQFYDDLFDECHKYGIEPLVTISHYETPLHLAREYDGWVNRKMVDFYERYVRTIYNRYKNKVKYWLTFNEINSILEFPFMSGGINTPLEKLSKQDLYQAIHHEFVASALAVKIGHEINPDFQIGCMVLSMPIYPLTPHPDDLIKVMQSDHKNMFFADVHARGYYPGYMKRFFKENGIHIHFEPGDEEILKHTVDFISFSYYMSTCETADPEKQIRGEGNLLGGVPNPYLEASEWGWQIDPQGLRYVMNMFYDRYQKPLFIVENGLGAVDQLVVDGNGEKVINDDYRINYLRDHLVQVAEAIADGVEVMGYTSWGCIDLVSATSAELKKRYGFIYVDRHDDGSGTLERYRKKSFHWYKEVIESNGQNLF from the coding sequence ATGGAATTGCAATTTCCAAAAGGATTCTTATGGGGCGGTGCTGTAGCAGCCAATCAGCTTGAAGGGGCGTATCAGGAGGATGGTAAAGGATGGTCCACCCAAGATGTTATGCCGAAGGGGATTAAGTCTGCGCCTACAGAGGTTCCTACTGACGATAATATGAAGCTGGTGGGAATCGATTTCTATCACCGATATAAAGAAGATATTAAGCTGTTCGCGGAAATGGGCTTTAAAGTGTTCCGGACGTCTATTGCCTGGTCCCGGATTTTTCCGAAAGGGGACGAGCTGGAGCCCAATGAAAATGGTCTGCAGTTTTACGACGACCTATTCGATGAGTGTCATAAATACGGCATCGAGCCACTGGTGACTATCTCCCATTATGAAACTCCGCTACATCTGGCAAGAGAATATGATGGATGGGTTAACCGTAAGATGGTGGATTTTTACGAGCGCTATGTAAGAACGATATATAATCGTTACAAGAACAAGGTTAAATATTGGCTGACCTTTAACGAGATTAACTCCATTCTTGAGTTTCCATTTATGAGTGGCGGGATCAATACGCCGTTAGAGAAATTGAGTAAGCAGGATCTGTATCAAGCTATTCATCATGAGTTCGTAGCAAGTGCTCTGGCTGTGAAGATCGGACATGAGATTAATCCAGACTTCCAAATAGGGTGTATGGTGCTTAGCATGCCGATTTATCCTCTCACTCCGCATCCGGACGATTTGATCAAGGTAATGCAAAGTGATCACAAAAATATGTTCTTTGCGGATGTTCATGCTAGAGGGTATTACCCTGGCTATATGAAGCGGTTCTTCAAAGAAAATGGGATTCACATTCATTTTGAGCCAGGGGACGAAGAGATTCTGAAGCATACTGTGGATTTCATATCGTTCAGTTACTATATGAGCACTTGTGAAACGGCTGATCCAGAGAAACAGATCAGAGGAGAAGGGAACCTGCTGGGTGGGGTGCCTAATCCGTATCTGGAAGCGAGCGAATGGGGCTGGCAGATCGACCCACAAGGCTTGCGTTATGTTATGAATATGTTCTACGACCGATATCAGAAACCGCTGTTTATCGTGGAAAATGGTCTTGGCGCTGTCGATCAGCTGGTAGTAGATGGGAACGGCGAAAAGGTAATAAACGACGACTATCGGATCAATTATTTACGAGATCATCTGGTTCAGGTCGCGGAGGCTATTGCCGACGGAGTGGAAGTCATGGGCTATACAAGCTGGGGCTGCATCGACTTGGTTAGCGCAACGAGCGCCGAACTAAAGAAACGTTATGGCTTCATTTATGTGGACCGTCATGATGATGGTTCAGGTACTCTTGAACGATACCGGAAGAAGTCCTTCCACTGGTACAAAGAAGTGATTGAATCAAATGGACAGAACCTGTTCTAG
- a CDS encoding ABC transporter ATP-binding protein, translated as MLKLLKNLEPKEWFLFGISLMFIIAQVWLDLELPDYMSDITRLIQTPGSEMNEIIVAGGWMLICALGSLATSVVVAGIAARIAADLSARLRSNLFDKVQSFSMEEISNFSTASLITRSTNDITQVQMLIVIGLQLLVKAPILAVWALLKISGKSWQWTLSTGVAVALLVIIVAICIVLVLPKFKKLQLLTDNLNRVSRENLNGLRVIRAYNAEQYQEKKFAVANNELTSTNLFANNVMTMLMPSITLIMSGLSLSIYWIGAVLIQAAEGTAKMGLFSDMIVFSSYAMQVVMAFMMLIMIFILLPRAQVSAKRINEVLETVPSLKNGSVTQFPVKREDEIEFRGVSFKYPDAEEYVLENISFTAKQGETIAFIGSTGCGKSTLVNLIPRFYDATEGEVLVNGINVKEYDQQALRNKMGYVSQKAVLFGGTVSSNIAFGENGSGQVLSSDIVDAVYTSQSSEFVEKLEGNYDAHIAQGGSNLSGGQKQRLSIARAIARRPEILIFDDSFSALDYKTDRKLRSELKKDAHDSTMLIVAQRIGTIKDADKIIVLEAGQIAGIGTHDQLMQTCSVYQEIAYSQLTKEELA; from the coding sequence ATGTTGAAATTACTCAAGAATCTGGAACCCAAAGAATGGTTCTTATTCGGCATCAGCCTCATGTTCATTATCGCTCAAGTTTGGCTGGATTTAGAACTGCCTGACTACATGAGTGATATTACCCGGCTGATCCAGACACCAGGAAGCGAAATGAATGAGATCATTGTGGCAGGAGGCTGGATGCTGATCTGTGCTCTTGGCAGTCTGGCGACCTCGGTGGTTGTAGCAGGCATTGCTGCGAGAATAGCGGCCGACTTGTCTGCAAGATTGCGTTCCAATTTGTTTGATAAGGTGCAGTCCTTCTCCATGGAGGAAATCAGCAACTTCTCAACAGCAAGTCTAATTACCCGTTCCACGAATGACATCACGCAAGTACAAATGCTGATTGTGATCGGCTTACAACTGCTTGTGAAAGCTCCAATCCTTGCAGTGTGGGCGTTACTCAAGATTTCCGGCAAAAGCTGGCAGTGGACCCTTTCTACAGGTGTCGCGGTCGCACTCCTCGTAATTATTGTCGCGATCTGTATCGTGCTTGTCCTGCCTAAATTTAAAAAGCTGCAGTTGCTTACAGATAATCTGAATCGTGTGTCCAGAGAGAATCTTAACGGTCTTCGTGTCATCCGGGCTTACAATGCCGAACAATATCAGGAAAAGAAGTTCGCTGTAGCCAACAACGAGCTTACCAGTACCAATCTATTTGCCAACAATGTTATGACCATGTTGATGCCAAGTATTACTTTGATTATGAGTGGGTTAAGCCTCTCCATCTATTGGATCGGTGCCGTGCTCATTCAAGCAGCCGAGGGGACAGCCAAGATGGGCTTGTTCTCAGATATGATCGTATTCTCATCTTATGCCATGCAAGTAGTTATGGCCTTTATGATGTTGATTATGATCTTTATCTTACTGCCCCGCGCTCAAGTGTCGGCTAAGCGTATCAATGAAGTACTAGAAACAGTACCTAGCTTGAAGAATGGATCAGTAACTCAATTCCCTGTGAAGCGAGAAGATGAAATTGAATTCAGGGGGGTTAGCTTCAAATATCCAGATGCAGAGGAATATGTGTTGGAGAACATCAGCTTCACGGCAAAACAGGGAGAAACGATTGCTTTTATCGGATCAACAGGCTGCGGAAAAAGTACACTTGTTAATCTCATTCCCCGTTTCTATGATGCTACAGAAGGTGAAGTGCTGGTAAATGGCATCAATGTTAAAGAATACGACCAGCAAGCGCTACGGAATAAAATGGGCTACGTCTCCCAGAAGGCTGTTTTGTTTGGAGGAACAGTGTCCTCCAATATTGCATTTGGTGAGAACGGCTCCGGTCAGGTCCTCAGTTCAGATATTGTAGATGCGGTGTACACTTCCCAATCCTCTGAATTTGTAGAAAAGCTAGAGGGGAACTATGATGCCCATATCGCCCAAGGCGGATCAAATCTCTCTGGCGGGCAGAAACAACGGCTGTCGATTGCCAGGGCGATTGCACGACGTCCAGAAATATTAATCTTTGACGATTCTTTCTCGGCGCTTGACTATAAGACTGACCGCAAATTACGCAGTGAGCTAAAAAAAGACGCGCATGACTCAACAATGCTGATCGTAGCTCAGCGTATCGGTACAATCAAAGACGCCGATAAAATCATTGTTCTGGAAGCCGGACAAATCGCCGGTATCGGAACACATGACCAATTAATGCAAACCTGCAGCGTATATCAGGAAATTGCCTACTCACAGCTGACCAAGGAGGAGCTTGCCTAA
- a CDS encoding DedA family protein, whose amino-acid sequence MASNTILELINQYGYLIFYLAFTLGPFGIPIPNEITILTGATLSHMEVINSWMTYFCILSGLLTAFTLAYLAGKFSGQKLKNRFQQNRHLQKAEQILKKYGNMAMYIGMFIPVVRYIIPLLIGLSGTSYRRFALISYTSALGWTLMFFSAGTYFGDHILSNLFNP is encoded by the coding sequence TTGGCCAGTAATACGATCTTAGAGCTAATCAATCAGTATGGATATCTGATTTTTTATCTTGCTTTCACTCTAGGACCTTTTGGAATTCCAATCCCTAATGAAATTACAATCCTCACCGGAGCAACCCTGAGCCATATGGAGGTAATTAATTCATGGATGACTTACTTCTGCATTTTATCAGGGCTATTAACAGCCTTTACACTTGCTTATCTTGCAGGTAAATTCTCCGGTCAAAAACTGAAGAACAGATTCCAGCAGAATAGACATTTACAAAAAGCAGAGCAGATCTTGAAAAAATACGGAAATATGGCTATGTACATTGGCATGTTTATCCCAGTTGTACGATATATCATCCCTCTATTAATCGGACTAAGCGGTACAAGTTATAGACGATTTGCTCTTATTTCTTATACCAGTGCTTTAGGTTGGACCTTAATGTTTTTCTCGGCAGGTACGTACTTCGGGGATCACATTCTATCAAATTTATTCAATCCCTAA
- a CDS encoding GNAT family N-acetyltransferase: protein MSVKFKKLSSFNRGILFELLTDAYSFDRRYEQSSISDWQDCDNFFFDHLQIADKYAFITTVNDEPIGFVVWDPRNMPEYAEIGHNCIASKHKGNGYGKIQLQEAVNRISQNDVKKIIVTTNDDLNPAQRMYESVGFTMYQKRRNENSADFIEEFIDYVYFLLNVKVFTYILLKHKRLSQAVILWLKGWSLLSFHSKS, encoded by the coding sequence ATGAGTGTAAAATTCAAAAAACTTAGCAGCTTTAATCGGGGAATTCTCTTTGAATTATTGACAGATGCGTATTCATTTGATCGAAGATATGAACAAAGCTCTATTTCTGATTGGCAGGATTGTGACAACTTTTTCTTTGACCATTTACAAATTGCTGATAAATATGCTTTTATCACAACTGTAAATGATGAACCCATCGGATTTGTGGTGTGGGACCCTAGAAACATGCCTGAGTATGCAGAAATCGGGCATAATTGCATTGCTTCGAAACATAAAGGCAATGGGTATGGTAAAATCCAGCTTCAAGAGGCGGTTAATAGAATCAGCCAGAATGATGTAAAAAAAATTATTGTGACCACAAATGATGATCTAAACCCTGCTCAACGGATGTATGAAAGTGTTGGATTTACAATGTATCAAAAAAGGAGAAATGAGAACAGCGCAGATTTTATTGAAGAATTCATAGATTATGTGTATTTTTTATTAAATGTTAAGGTGTTCACGTATATCCTGCTCAAACATAAGAGGCTATCCCAAGCAGTCATTCTATGGCTTAAGGGATGGTCTCTTCTTTCATTTCATAGCAAAAGTTAA
- a CDS encoding response regulator transcription factor yields MINILVVEDDKHVRKLMNAVLKREGYKVLTAENGIQALEVLEVQPIDLIILDIMMPGMDGYEFAEELRNANNTIPILMATAKQLPEDKKKGFRLGTDDYMTKPVDTEEMLLRIQALLRRSQIVSARKLVVGKVILDFDALTVTRDNEKQTLPQKEFHLLYKLLSYPERIFTRIQLMDEIWGMDSETTDTTVNVHINRLRKRFENYPEFELVSVRGLGYKAVRT; encoded by the coding sequence ATGATTAATATCCTCGTTGTGGAAGACGATAAGCATGTCAGAAAACTAATGAACGCTGTCCTAAAACGGGAAGGTTATAAAGTGTTAACAGCTGAGAATGGCATCCAGGCACTGGAAGTTCTTGAAGTCCAGCCTATCGATCTAATTATCCTCGATATCATGATGCCGGGGATGGATGGTTACGAATTTGCCGAAGAGCTAAGAAATGCGAACAACACAATTCCGATCCTCATGGCCACGGCCAAGCAGCTTCCAGAAGATAAGAAAAAAGGATTCCGCCTCGGAACGGACGATTACATGACCAAACCTGTGGATACAGAAGAAATGCTGTTGAGAATTCAAGCCCTTTTGCGCCGCTCACAGATTGTAAGCGCCCGTAAGCTTGTTGTCGGTAAAGTCATTCTTGATTTCGATGCGTTAACAGTAACTCGAGACAATGAAAAACAGACGCTTCCCCAAAAGGAATTCCATCTCCTCTATAAGCTTTTATCCTATCCGGAGCGCATTTTCACTCGCATCCAGCTGATGGACGAAATCTGGGGGATGGACAGCGAAACCACGGACACTACAGTTAATGTGCACATCAATCGCTTGCGAAAACGGTTTGAAAACTATCCGGAGTTCGAACTTGTGTCCGTCCGCGGTCTCGGTTATAAGGCGGTGAGAACATGA
- a CDS encoding class I SAM-dependent methyltransferase, whose amino-acid sequence MSFNENILFLRSFIQHPKRVGSVIPSSRFLADSMVKKAKWPEVKAVAELGSGTGAITRAISTKINKTTKVLLFEMDETMRNNLKTEYPDFSCYSDASHLVERMKDLDIHQLDCIFSGLPFFNFERELRDTLVEQIYQALKPGGLFVAFQYSLQMKKQLSEYFSIEKIEFVPFNLPPAIVYVCRKKGTIINK is encoded by the coding sequence GTGAGCTTCAATGAAAACATTTTATTTTTACGAAGTTTTATTCAACATCCAAAACGGGTTGGTAGTGTTATACCAAGTTCACGGTTTCTCGCAGATTCCATGGTTAAAAAAGCGAAATGGCCCGAGGTTAAGGCCGTTGCTGAACTTGGATCAGGGACAGGTGCAATCACTCGTGCAATTAGTACTAAGATAAATAAAACAACAAAAGTATTATTGTTTGAAATGGATGAGACCATGAGAAATAATCTAAAAACAGAATACCCTGACTTCTCCTGTTATTCAGATGCTTCTCATTTAGTAGAAAGAATGAAGGATTTAGATATTCATCAGCTAGACTGTATTTTTAGTGGGTTGCCCTTTTTTAATTTTGAACGTGAACTGAGAGATACCTTAGTGGAACAGATTTATCAAGCGCTCAAGCCAGGAGGATTATTTGTCGCATTTCAATATTCACTTCAGATGAAGAAGCAATTATCCGAATATTTTAGTATTGAAAAAATAGAATTCGTGCCTTTTAATCTTCCCCCTGCTATAGTCTATGTCTGTCGTAAAAAGGGAACTATTATAAATAAATGA
- a CDS encoding sensor histidine kinase, with protein MIKKLSSKISLPIYFSIGVFIIFLITMLITGILTYLSLVFGLLDERILQDKKILTLIILIACTIIGTVISIITSRRMLKSIHTFIDAIDKLAGGDFSMRLQLKHPPEFKILSENINRMAEELGGIEILRTDFVNNFSHEFRTPIVSIKGFAEILKDDELSKDERNEYLDIVIEESTRLAALASNVLNLSKVEAQAILSDRQPFNVGEQIRQCVLLQHTKLTKKHISFKANVQDYEVPGNKEMLSQVWLNLLDNAIKFTPEHGEIEVTMRRLKDQVEITFRDNGVGISPNALPKVFDKFYQQDTSHSTAGNGLGLTIVQKIIELHDGTITCDSVPMQGTTFTVLLPDFKKVRKEMGATNK; from the coding sequence ATGATCAAAAAGCTAAGTAGCAAAATCAGTCTGCCGATCTACTTCTCGATTGGTGTATTCATCATTTTCCTCATTACAATGCTGATCACCGGAATCCTGACCTATCTGTCCCTAGTCTTCGGTCTGCTCGATGAGCGGATTCTCCAGGACAAAAAAATTCTCACCTTGATTATATTGATTGCCTGCACCATTATCGGTACCGTCATATCGATCATTACCAGTCGTAGAATGCTGAAATCAATCCATACCTTTATTGATGCCATTGACAAGTTAGCCGGAGGGGACTTCTCCATGCGGCTACAGCTCAAACACCCTCCGGAATTCAAGATTCTCTCCGAGAATATTAACCGGATGGCTGAGGAGCTGGGTGGCATCGAAATTCTGCGTACAGACTTTGTAAACAATTTCTCCCATGAATTCCGTACTCCGATTGTATCGATTAAAGGGTTCGCTGAAATCCTGAAGGATGATGAGCTGAGCAAGGACGAACGGAATGAATATCTGGATATTGTTATCGAAGAATCTACCCGCCTGGCCGCTCTGGCCTCAAATGTCCTGAACCTCTCCAAAGTGGAAGCACAAGCGATATTAAGCGATCGACAACCCTTCAATGTTGGAGAACAAATTCGCCAATGCGTCCTGCTACAGCATACTAAACTTACGAAAAAGCATATTTCCTTCAAAGCCAACGTGCAGGATTATGAGGTACCCGGGAATAAAGAGATGTTGAGCCAGGTCTGGCTAAATTTATTAGACAATGCGATCAAATTCACGCCCGAGCACGGCGAAATCGAAGTTACCATGAGGCGGTTGAAGGATCAGGTCGAAATTACGTTCCGTGATAATGGAGTAGGCATTAGTCCAAATGCACTCCCCAAGGTCTTCGACAAGTTCTATCAACAGGATACCTCTCACTCTACTGCCGGTAATGGCTTGGGGCTTACGATTGTCCAAAAAATCATTGAGCTGCACGATGGAACCATCACCTGCGACAGTGTTCCAATGCAAGGAACCACTTTCACTGTACTGCTCCCCGATTTTAAAAAGGTAAGAAAAGAAATGGGGGCTACAAATAAATGA